From one Streptomyces sp. ICC1 genomic stretch:
- a CDS encoding acyl-CoA carboxylase subunit beta, producing MTTFDELLTTLAPSPSLHRSTAELNRLKDEVSRGPDPEATKRQHAKGKLTPYERLDLLFDEGTFTEIEPLRRHRATGFGLQHRRPHGDGVVIGWGLVHGKTVFAYAHDFRVFGGALGEAHATKIHKVMDLAEQAGAPLVSLNDGAGARIQEGVSALAGYGGIFRRNTRASGVIPQISVMLGPCAGGAAYSPALTDFVFMVRETSQMFITGPDVVRAVTGEQITQNGLGGADVHASVSGVAGFAHDSEEECLEDVRYLLSLLPQNNRELPPVVRGDDPADRRTDALAGIVPADPGQAYDMRKVIEEIVDDGEFFEVQEAWAQNVVCAFARLDGHVVGIVANQPAALAGVLDIHSSEKAARFVQTCDAFNVPLLTLVDVPGFLPGVDQEHNGIIRHGAKLLYAYCNATVPRISLVVRKAYGGAYIVMDSRSIGADLAFAWPINEIAVMGAEGAANVVFRKEIASSDDPEATRERLVKQYKAELMHPYYAAERGLVDDVIDPGETRQVLIRSLAMLRAKHAPLPERKHGNQPV from the coding sequence ATGACGACCTTCGACGAACTGCTGACCACGCTCGCTCCCTCGCCGAGCCTGCACCGGTCCACCGCAGAACTCAACCGGCTGAAGGACGAGGTGAGCCGCGGTCCGGATCCCGAGGCGACGAAGCGGCAGCACGCCAAGGGCAAGCTGACCCCCTACGAACGGCTCGATCTCCTCTTTGACGAAGGCACGTTCACGGAGATCGAGCCGCTCCGCCGGCACCGGGCGACCGGTTTCGGCCTCCAGCACCGCAGGCCCCACGGCGACGGCGTGGTCATCGGCTGGGGCCTGGTGCACGGCAAGACGGTCTTCGCGTACGCCCACGACTTCCGGGTCTTCGGCGGCGCACTCGGCGAGGCCCACGCCACCAAGATCCACAAGGTGATGGACCTCGCCGAGCAGGCCGGCGCCCCGCTGGTCTCCCTGAACGACGGTGCGGGCGCCCGTATCCAGGAGGGCGTCTCGGCCCTGGCCGGATACGGCGGCATCTTCCGCCGCAACACCCGCGCCTCGGGGGTGATCCCGCAGATCAGCGTCATGCTCGGCCCGTGCGCGGGCGGCGCGGCGTACTCCCCGGCGCTCACGGACTTCGTGTTCATGGTCCGCGAGACCTCGCAGATGTTCATCACCGGCCCGGACGTGGTCCGCGCGGTGACGGGCGAGCAGATCACCCAGAACGGCCTCGGCGGCGCCGATGTGCACGCCTCCGTCTCCGGCGTCGCCGGGTTCGCGCACGACTCCGAGGAGGAGTGCCTCGAGGACGTCCGCTACCTGCTCTCGCTGCTCCCCCAGAACAACCGCGAACTGCCCCCGGTGGTCCGCGGCGACGACCCGGCCGACCGCCGCACCGACGCCCTCGCCGGCATCGTCCCGGCCGATCCCGGCCAGGCGTACGACATGCGCAAGGTGATCGAGGAGATCGTCGACGACGGCGAGTTCTTCGAGGTGCAGGAGGCCTGGGCGCAGAACGTCGTGTGCGCCTTCGCCCGGCTCGACGGACACGTCGTGGGCATCGTCGCCAACCAGCCGGCCGCCCTGGCCGGGGTCCTGGACATCCACAGCTCCGAGAAGGCCGCGCGGTTCGTCCAGACCTGCGACGCCTTCAACGTCCCGCTGCTCACGCTCGTGGACGTGCCCGGCTTCCTGCCGGGCGTCGACCAGGAGCACAACGGCATCATCCGGCACGGCGCCAAGCTGCTGTACGCGTACTGCAACGCGACGGTCCCGCGGATCTCCCTGGTCGTCCGCAAGGCCTACGGCGGCGCGTACATCGTCATGGACTCGCGGTCCATCGGGGCCGACCTGGCCTTCGCGTGGCCCATCAACGAGATCGCGGTGATGGGTGCGGAGGGCGCGGCGAACGTGGTGTTCCGCAAGGAGATCGCCTCGTCCGACGATCCCGAGGCGACACGAGAACGTCTGGTCAAGCAGTACAAGGCCGAGCTCATGCATCCGTACTACGCCGCGGAGCGCGGGCTCGTGGACGACGTCATCGATCCGGGTGAGACCCGGCAGGTCCTGATCCGCTCGCTGGCGATGCTGCGGGCCAAGCACGCCCCGCTGCCGGAGCGCAAGCACGGCAATCAGCCGGTGTGA
- a CDS encoding AfsR/SARP family transcriptional regulator, with protein MEIKVLGSLAVHERGVSVVPSAAKPRQLLALLALHAERVVTVPTLMEEIWGEDIPRSAATTLQTYILQLRRKISAALDGDPLLDAKDVLVTQFGGYLLQVAPGQVDAHEFERLAGHGRAAYDVGDYRAASELLGRALALWQGPALVDVRAGSVLELEVLRLNEERTAALERRIEADIRLGRHAEVIPELRVLAARHPLHEGFCGQLMRALHRAGGGWRALEAYQRLRGSLVRELGLEPSAPLQQLHQAVLSGDLDRFDPVGAGMPRVLQPVAAAE; from the coding sequence ATGGAGATCAAAGTACTCGGGTCGCTCGCCGTCCACGAGCGCGGCGTCTCGGTGGTTCCGAGCGCCGCGAAGCCCAGGCAGCTGCTCGCGCTGCTCGCCCTCCACGCCGAGCGGGTCGTCACCGTACCCACGCTGATGGAGGAGATCTGGGGCGAGGACATCCCCCGCAGCGCGGCCACCACACTGCAGACGTACATCCTCCAGCTGCGCCGGAAGATCAGCGCAGCGCTCGACGGGGATCCGCTGCTCGACGCCAAGGACGTCCTCGTCACCCAGTTCGGCGGCTACCTGCTCCAGGTGGCTCCGGGCCAGGTCGACGCCCACGAGTTCGAGAGGCTCGCCGGCCACGGCCGGGCCGCCTACGACGTCGGCGACTACCGTGCCGCGTCCGAACTGCTCGGCCGCGCGCTCGCGCTGTGGCAGGGCCCGGCGCTGGTCGACGTACGGGCGGGTTCCGTGCTGGAACTCGAGGTGCTGCGGCTCAACGAGGAGCGCACGGCCGCCCTGGAGCGGCGCATCGAGGCGGACATCCGGCTCGGCCGCCATGCCGAGGTGATCCCGGAACTGCGGGTGCTGGCGGCCCGCCATCCGCTCCACGAGGGGTTCTGCGGACAGCTCATGCGCGCCCTGCACCGGGCGGGCGGGGGCTGGCGGGCTCTCGAGGCGTACCAGAGGCTGCGGGGGTCTTTGGTGCGCGAACTGGGGCTCGAACCGTCCGCGCCGCTCCAGCAGCTGCACCAGGCCGTGCTCTCGGGCGATCTCGACCGGTTCGACCCGGTCGGCGCCGGGATGCCCCGGGTGCTCCAGCCCGTGGCCGCGGCCGAGTAG
- a CDS encoding TOMM precursor leader peptide-binding protein: protein MSPIQEPLAGPFVAFKRHVRAEAVPGEAAFVLSDKGVTVLRGGGIENLVPLLDGSRTLTQLLRDASRSMSIAEAGRALRSLAEANLVGYRHAADLTGEDTALAQAYWDRAGLDGYEATAEVGRAPVAVIPVGGVDTTAARAACNASGLNAVDEHADAPLALVLCSDYLDPQLRTVAARLRVQRRTWLLARPFGADPWTGPFFAPDGSGPCWTCLAHRLSEHRFSELPVQRALGLDGPAARPAPTLSAVRSLGLHSAVLEISKWLAGLRYPEQRAVCVLDSLNLSTAHHMVMRRPQCPDCGDPAMVAERTARPVALVSRPKAEGSGSNDRAISAEGILIENRRLISPVTGIVTNVRQVPGLPDGLHAYDSGHNLALRGRSLAGVHEVLRARSGGKGATATEARASALCEAAERYSAARQGDELVIRDSLTGLGDQALHPNAYQLFDERQYADRERWNAVESPFHRVSEPFDPTAGTDWTPVWSLTAGVHRLLPTSTLYFGAGAGAGAGVRGDHLWSDSNGNAAGGSLEDAVVQGALELVERDAVALWWYNRLRLPGLDLDAFDEPWLASTRSALERSGRRVWALDLTSDLGIPVVAVVSRHDAGPADGFVFGFGAHFDPRLALRRALTEMVQMLPGRDASGTPLPGQPQLFPDPGQSARTPASWSYAGRREDLLEDVHHIRTLLESHGMELLVLDQTRPDVEIPVVKTIVPGLRPFYARFAPGRLFDVPPSLGQRDGALAFGELNPVPLPL from the coding sequence GTGAGCCCGATACAGGAGCCCCTGGCGGGCCCCTTCGTCGCCTTCAAGCGCCACGTCAGAGCCGAGGCCGTGCCGGGCGAGGCCGCGTTCGTCCTGTCCGACAAGGGCGTGACCGTCCTGCGCGGCGGCGGGATCGAGAACCTCGTCCCGCTGCTCGACGGCAGCCGCACGCTCACCCAGTTGCTGAGGGACGCCTCCCGCAGCATGTCGATCGCCGAGGCGGGCCGGGCGCTGCGCAGCCTCGCCGAGGCCAACCTGGTGGGCTACCGGCACGCCGCCGATCTGACGGGCGAGGACACGGCCCTGGCCCAGGCCTACTGGGACCGCGCCGGCCTCGACGGGTACGAGGCGACGGCCGAGGTCGGCAGGGCGCCGGTGGCGGTGATCCCGGTCGGCGGGGTCGACACCACCGCGGCCCGCGCCGCCTGCAACGCCTCGGGGCTCAACGCGGTGGACGAGCACGCCGACGCCCCGCTGGCGCTCGTGCTGTGCTCGGACTACCTGGACCCGCAACTGCGGACCGTGGCGGCGCGCCTGCGGGTCCAGCGCCGGACCTGGCTGCTGGCCAGGCCCTTCGGCGCCGATCCCTGGACCGGACCGTTCTTCGCCCCGGACGGCAGCGGGCCCTGCTGGACCTGCCTGGCCCACCGGCTCTCCGAGCACCGCTTCAGCGAACTGCCCGTACAGCGCGCGCTGGGACTGGACGGACCCGCCGCGCGGCCGGCCCCGACCCTGTCCGCCGTGCGGTCCCTGGGACTGCACAGCGCCGTGCTGGAGATCTCCAAATGGCTCGCCGGACTGCGCTACCCGGAACAGCGGGCGGTCTGCGTCCTGGACAGCCTCAATCTGAGCACCGCCCACCACATGGTGATGCGCCGCCCGCAGTGCCCCGACTGCGGGGACCCCGCGATGGTCGCCGAGCGGACGGCACGGCCCGTGGCCCTGGTGTCCCGGCCTAAGGCCGAGGGCTCGGGCAGCAACGACCGCGCGATCTCCGCCGAGGGCATCCTCATCGAGAACCGCCGGCTGATCAGCCCGGTCACCGGCATCGTCACCAACGTCCGCCAGGTGCCGGGACTGCCCGACGGACTGCACGCCTACGACTCCGGCCACAACCTCGCCCTGCGCGGGCGCTCGCTCGCCGGGGTCCACGAGGTCCTGCGGGCCCGCAGCGGAGGCAAAGGGGCCACCGCCACCGAGGCGCGGGCGAGCGCCCTGTGCGAGGCGGCGGAACGGTACAGCGCCGCCCGCCAGGGCGATGAGCTCGTCATCCGGGACTCGCTGACGGGGCTGGGAGACCAGGCCCTGCACCCCAACGCCTACCAGTTGTTCGACGAGCGGCAGTACGCCGACCGGGAGCGCTGGAACGCGGTCGAGTCACCCTTCCACCGGGTCAGCGAACCCTTCGACCCGACGGCCGGGACCGACTGGACGCCGGTCTGGTCCCTCACCGCGGGGGTCCACCGGCTGCTCCCCACCTCCACCCTGTACTTCGGCGCGGGCGCGGGCGCGGGCGCGGGCGTCCGCGGCGACCACCTGTGGTCCGACTCCAACGGCAACGCGGCGGGCGGCAGCCTTGAGGACGCCGTCGTCCAGGGCGCCCTCGAACTCGTCGAGCGCGATGCCGTGGCCCTGTGGTGGTACAACCGGCTGCGCCTGCCGGGCCTCGACCTCGACGCCTTCGACGAGCCCTGGCTGGCGTCCACGCGATCCGCGCTGGAGCGGTCCGGCCGCCGGGTCTGGGCCCTGGACCTCACCTCCGACCTCGGCATCCCGGTCGTGGCGGTGGTGTCCCGGCACGACGCGGGGCCGGCCGACGGGTTCGTGTTCGGGTTCGGGGCGCACTTCGACCCGCGCCTGGCCCTGCGCAGGGCGCTCACCGAGATGGTGCAGATGCTTCCGGGCCGCGACGCCTCCGGTACGCCGCTGCCCGGCCAGCCGCAGTTGTTCCCCGATCCGGGGCAGAGTGCCCGGACGCCCGCCTCCTGGTCGTACGCCGGACGCCGCGAGGACCTCCTCGAAGACGTGCACCACATCCGGACCCTGCTGGAGTCGCACGGAATGGAACTCCTGGTCCTCGACCAGACGCGTCCGGACGTTGAAATTCCGGTTGTCAAGACCATCGTGCCGGGGTTGCGTCCCTTTTATGCCAGGTTCGCCCCGGGGAGGCTCTTCGACGTACCGCCGAGCCTCGGGCAGCGGGACGGTGCTCTCGCATTCGGGGAACTCAATCCGGTTCCACTGCCGTTGTAG
- a CDS encoding histidine kinase, whose protein sequence is MTGRFRTADNDLTQGAGQAESLSPDKRGRLSDILAPRLAQGIVITVLTGYGIMTLLNVEFALRGQTRDLLICVAGVLVLYGVQIVLTLPRARRWSTGRKCGALAVQTVLTFFPLVVLNTAWGSVAGPLSASILLLLPPRVAWPGFALITALVLGWGVNKGGGTVMDFAYLGISTALTGLVVYGLTRLTDLVREVHETRAEMARMAVTQERLRFARDLHDLLGYSLSAISLKCELVQRLVPANPERATTEIISVLQVSRQALADVRLVARGYRSMSLATEADSVADVMAAADVDAVVDVDCGRLHPLVDTVLATALREGVTNILRHSKAQSCTIRAEIVEETVRLVLDNDGVSESRPSDSVDRGSGLGNLDIRLTAIGGRLTAGPAPGGRFRLTAEAPLRPVTVDQTEAPEPRRNGVAGITPAAVQDAGRPAA, encoded by the coding sequence ATGACGGGCCGTTTCCGGACTGCGGACAACGACCTGACTCAGGGCGCGGGGCAAGCGGAAAGTTTAAGTCCGGACAAGCGCGGGCGACTTTCCGACATCCTGGCACCGCGTCTCGCCCAGGGCATCGTGATCACCGTCCTGACCGGGTACGGAATCATGACCCTGCTCAATGTCGAATTCGCCCTGCGCGGCCAGACCCGTGATCTCCTCATATGCGTGGCGGGCGTCCTGGTCCTCTACGGGGTTCAGATCGTCCTCACCCTGCCCCGGGCCCGGCGCTGGTCCACCGGCCGCAAATGCGGGGCCCTGGCCGTCCAGACCGTCCTCACCTTCTTCCCGCTGGTCGTGCTGAACACGGCCTGGGGCAGCGTGGCGGGACCGCTCAGCGCCTCGATCCTGCTGCTCCTGCCGCCCCGCGTCGCCTGGCCCGGCTTCGCGCTCATCACGGCCCTGGTGCTGGGCTGGGGGGTGAACAAGGGCGGCGGCACCGTCATGGACTTCGCCTACCTGGGCATCTCCACGGCTCTGACCGGACTCGTCGTCTACGGCCTCACCCGGCTCACCGACCTGGTCCGCGAAGTCCACGAGACCCGCGCCGAGATGGCCCGGATGGCCGTCACCCAAGAACGCCTGCGGTTCGCACGCGATCTGCACGACCTGCTGGGTTACAGCCTCTCCGCGATCTCGCTCAAGTGCGAGCTGGTCCAGCGCCTCGTGCCCGCCAACCCGGAGCGGGCGACCACCGAGATCATCTCGGTGCTCCAGGTCTCCCGGCAGGCGCTCGCGGACGTACGGCTGGTCGCCAGGGGCTACCGGTCCATGTCCCTGGCGACGGAGGCGGATTCGGTGGCCGACGTGATGGCCGCGGCCGATGTCGACGCCGTGGTGGACGTCGACTGCGGTCGGCTCCACCCTCTGGTGGACACTGTGCTCGCGACCGCCCTGCGCGAGGGAGTTACGAATATCCTCAGGCACAGCAAGGCGCAGAGCTGCACCATCCGGGCAGAGATCGTGGAGGAGACGGTGCGGCTGGTGCTCGACAACGACGGTGTGAGCGAGAGCCGCCCGTCGGATTCCGTGGACCGCGGCAGTGGGCTGGGGAATCTCGACATCCGGCTCACCGCCATCGGCGGCCGGCTGACCGCGGGTCCCGCCCCCGGTGGCCGGTTCCGCCTGACGGCCGAGGCACCACTCAGGCCTGTCACGGTCGATCAGACCGAGGCCCCGGAGCCACGGAGGAACGGGGTCGCCGGCATCACGCCGGCCGCGGTTCAGGACGCGGGGAGACCCGCCGCCTGA
- a CDS encoding response regulator transcription factor, protein MLTLKILLAEDVHMVRGALVALLEMEPDFQVVASVDRGDLILPSALETRPDVAIIDIDLPGTDGLTAAADLHEKLPDCRTLILTSLGRPGTLRRAMSARVSGFLLKDSPPARLAQSVRSVAAGQRVIDPDLALSAWEAPDNPLSPRETQVLRLAARGADTAEMAVQLFLTQGTVRNYLTAIVDKLRARNRIDAIRIAEEAGWIP, encoded by the coding sequence ATGCTGACTCTGAAGATTCTTCTCGCCGAAGACGTGCACATGGTCCGCGGCGCGCTCGTCGCACTGTTGGAGATGGAGCCCGACTTCCAGGTGGTCGCCTCGGTCGACCGGGGCGACCTCATCCTGCCGTCCGCGCTGGAAACGCGCCCCGATGTCGCCATCATCGACATCGACCTGCCCGGCACCGACGGGCTGACGGCCGCCGCCGACCTGCACGAGAAGCTGCCGGACTGCCGCACGCTCATCCTGACCAGCCTCGGCAGGCCCGGCACCCTGCGCCGGGCGATGTCGGCCCGGGTCTCGGGGTTCCTGCTGAAGGACTCCCCGCCGGCCCGGCTGGCGCAGTCCGTACGGTCCGTCGCCGCGGGGCAGCGGGTCATCGACCCCGATCTCGCCCTCAGCGCCTGGGAGGCACCGGACAACCCGCTCTCGCCCAGGGAGACCCAGGTGCTCAGGCTGGCGGCCCGCGGTGCGGACACGGCCGAGATGGCCGTACAGCTCTTCCTCACCCAGGGCACCGTACGGAACTACCTGACGGCCATCGTGGACAAGCTCCGCGCACGCAACAGGATCGACGCCATCCGGATCGCGGAGGAGGCGGGCTGGATCCCGTAG
- a CDS encoding acyltransferase domain-containing protein produces MNADAPGEPDERVFATWLAERIGGYARREVPPDEPLSEWGLDSVGLLGLYGDIEERFGPLLEPADIWAHPTIRDLARFLAMREGMGRRPGQVRAAFVFTGQGSQHPRMTAALYEHLSGYRHHLAEADAAIRPYLGMSVIELILGGDPRVHQTALTQPALFAVEYALAMTLLREEQVRPVAVLGHGIGEIAAAAVSGALTLEDAARLVCFRGMYMQYLPTGGGMMATCADPFEAAEAAASEPGVSIGAFNAARATVLSGEIEGLERVRDRLAAIGIASAFLQVTHAFHSPLMEPVTPRFEAAARHLAGAAPHVPYYSTVYGRRIEEPLDAAYWTAQITSPVRFVDAARQMLAQQTPSHVVEIGPKAVLMPFLRRMAGSRGPECLAVCRGPETNAVDLAGVLSALNAGPLALG; encoded by the coding sequence GTGAACGCGGATGCACCGGGCGAACCTGACGAGCGGGTCTTCGCAACGTGGCTCGCCGAGCGGATCGGCGGCTACGCACGGCGGGAGGTCCCCCCGGACGAGCCGCTGTCCGAATGGGGGCTCGACTCGGTCGGCCTGCTCGGACTCTACGGTGACATCGAGGAGAGATTCGGCCCGCTGCTGGAACCGGCGGACATCTGGGCCCATCCCACCATCCGCGATCTGGCCCGCTTCCTCGCGATGCGGGAGGGCATGGGGCGGCGCCCCGGACAGGTGCGCGCCGCGTTCGTGTTCACCGGGCAGGGCTCCCAGCACCCGCGGATGACGGCCGCGCTGTACGAGCACCTGTCGGGCTACCGGCACCACCTCGCGGAGGCCGACGCGGCGATCCGCCCCTACCTCGGCATGTCCGTCATCGAGCTGATCCTCGGCGGCGATCCGCGGGTGCACCAGACGGCGCTGACCCAGCCGGCGCTGTTCGCCGTCGAGTACGCGCTGGCGATGACGCTGCTCCGGGAGGAGCAGGTGCGCCCGGTCGCCGTGCTGGGCCACGGCATCGGCGAGATCGCCGCGGCCGCCGTCTCCGGCGCGCTGACGCTGGAGGACGCGGCCCGGCTGGTGTGCTTCCGGGGCATGTACATGCAGTACCTGCCCACCGGGGGCGGGATGATGGCGACCTGCGCCGATCCCTTCGAGGCGGCCGAGGCCGCCGCGAGCGAGCCGGGGGTGTCCATCGGAGCCTTCAACGCGGCGCGGGCCACCGTGCTGTCCGGCGAGATCGAGGGGCTGGAGCGGGTCCGGGACCGGCTGGCCGCGATCGGGATCGCCAGCGCCTTCCTCCAGGTGACCCACGCCTTCCACTCACCGCTGATGGAACCGGTGACCCCGCGCTTCGAGGCGGCCGCCCGGCATCTGGCGGGTGCCGCGCCCCATGTGCCGTACTACTCCACGGTGTACGGGCGCAGGATCGAGGAACCGCTGGACGCCGCGTACTGGACGGCCCAGATCACCTCTCCGGTGCGGTTCGTCGACGCGGCGCGGCAGATGCTCGCCCAGCAGACCCCGAGCCATGTCGTGGAGATCGGCCCCAAGGCCGTGCTGATGCCGTTCCTCCGGCGCATGGCCGGTTCGCGGGGGCCCGAGTGTCTGGCGGTCTGCCGTGGTCCCGAGACGAACGCGGTGGACCTGGCCGGGGTCCTTTCCGCACTCAACGCGGGCCCGCTGGCCCTGGGTTGA